ACGCTCCGACTGGAGCGGCCGCGGGGACACGAGCTCGCGCGGGAGCTCGTCGAGGCCTTCCCCGGCGAGGTCCAGGGCGTCACCTTCGGCCAGCCGACCCTCGAGGACGTCTTCATCCACCTGACCGGCCACCGGTTCTGGGGGGAGGGCGCCGCCGGGGGGACGGCCGCATGAGGGCGGCTTTGCTGCCGGCGGGGACGCTCCTGTGGCGGGAGGTGGTCCGGTTCTGCCGCCAGCGGAGCCGGGTGGTGGGGGCGCTCGCCCAGCCGGTCCTCTTCTGGCTCCTGCTCGGCGGCGGTCTCGGCGCCTCCTTCCGCCCGGCAGGCGCCCCGCCCGGGACGGCGTACCTGGAGTACTTTTACCCGGGCATGATCGCCCTGGTCGTCCTCTTCACCGCCGTCTTCGCGACGATCTCCACCGTGGAGGACCGCCAGCACGGCTTCCTGCAGGGGGTCCTCGTGGCGCCCGTCCCGCGGGCGAGCATCGTCCTCGGCCAGGCCCTCGGCGGCACGACCCTGGCGCTGGGACAGGGTCTCCTCCTGCTCCTCCTCGCGCCGCTCCTCGGGATCCCCCTGACCGTGGCCGCGGTCCTGGCGGCGGCGGCCGTGATGGTCCTCATGGCGTTCGCCCTCACGAGTCTCGGGCTGGTGATCGCCTGGCGGATGGACTCCACCCAAGGGTTCCATGCGATCATGAATTTGATCTTGATCCCTCTCTGGCTCCTCTCGGGCGCCTTCTTCCCGGCTTCCGGTGTCCCGGGCTGGCTCCACTGGATCATGCGCCTGGACCCCCTCACCTATGGCGTGGCCGCCCTCCGGCGCACGCTCTACCTCGGGCAGGCGCCGCCCGCCGGACCGATCCCGCCGCTCGGGATCTCCCTCGTCGTGACGATCCTCTTTGCCCTGCTCGCCTTCCTGGCGGCCACCGCGATGGCCCGCCGGAGTCCCTCCTGATACAAACGACGGAGTCAAAGCGACAAGGTCCGGGTCCTGTCGCCGGCGCCGCCCCCGGGCCCCCGGCCCCGGTGGGGAACCCTCCCGTGGTTCCC
This genomic window from Candidatus Methylomirabilis sp. contains:
- a CDS encoding ABC transporter permease, which codes for MRAALLPAGTLLWREVVRFCRQRSRVVGALAQPVLFWLLLGGGLGASFRPAGAPPGTAYLEYFYPGMIALVVLFTAVFATISTVEDRQHGFLQGVLVAPVPRASIVLGQALGGTTLALGQGLLLLLLAPLLGIPLTVAAVLAAAAVMVLMAFALTSLGLVIAWRMDSTQGFHAIMNLILIPLWLLSGAFFPASGVPGWLHWIMRLDPLTYGVAALRRTLYLGQAPPAGPIPPLGISLVVTILFALLAFLAATAMARRSPS